The Pempheris klunzingeri isolate RE-2024b chromosome 1, fPemKlu1.hap1, whole genome shotgun sequence genome includes a region encoding these proteins:
- the slc22a18 gene encoding solute carrier family 22 member 18, with amino-acid sequence MSQTGEITEETSPGASVSPQINAADRQKRTKIIYIVYVIAALDITWTFLQFSVTPYLAKKLGFDTLWFGYLQTTVGIIQLFGGPMFGRFADLFGARVALSLACTSSVVFFLLLAAANHPAMLFIHKLPTVFMHVMPSCQMVVADLSEPEKRADALSKLGLCFGIGMITGSTLGGHLNTRYGETFTACCGAVGSAFSLLLVVKFIPKTTKVHAPKTSTESENKNKSVFSLGQITRLMKFPGVTPTFLVKIIASLPPGIFQVMFSVIALDFFKLQPQQNGYLMAYFGIVQMVMQGGVIGRLTASYSESSLLLLSIGVSSLVGLCQAYMHNVFHFCLTVVPMMFSLSMFNVITDSMLTKSVPSSDTGTMLGLCTSVQSLIRTVGPTAGGFLYVNYGISSIGLTQFVVNIAVFAFLLQRRLKKRAEQKD; translated from the exons atgagcCAAACAGGAGAAATAACCGAGGAAACGTCTCCAGGAGCGTCAGTTTCCCCTCAAATTAACGCTGCAGACCGACAAAAGAGGACGAAAATCATCTACATCGTTTATGTCATCGCTGCTTTGGACATCACGTGGACGTTTTTGCAGTTTTCTGTCACCCCT TATTTGGCAAAGAAACTTGGCTTTGACACCTTGTGGTTTGGTTATTTGCAAACCACGGTGGGTATAATCCAGCTGTTTGGGGGTCCTATGTTTGGAAG GTTTGCAGATCTCTTCGGAGCACGAGTAGCTTTGTCTCTGGCGTGCACTTCATccgttgttttctttctgctgctggCGGCAGCAAACCATCCTGCCATGCTCTTCATCCACAAACTCCCCACGGTCTTCATGCATGTCATGCCTT CATGCCAGATGGTCGTCGCCGACCTTTCAGAGCCTGAAAAGCGGGCAGATGCTTTGTCCAAGCTGGGTCTGTGTTTTGGCATCGGTATGATAACTGGCTCCACGCTGGGCGGCCATCTTAACACGCGCTATGG GGAGACATTTACGGCGTGCTGTGGTGCTGTGGGGAGTGCCTTCAGTTTACTGCTGGTTGTAAAGTTTATCCCCAAAACCACCAAAGTTCACGCTCCAAAAACCAGCACAGAGA gtgagaacaaaaacaagtccGTGTTCAGTTTGGGGCAGATCACCAGACTGATGAAGTTTCCAGGCGTGACGCCGACTTTTCTTGTGAAGATCATAGCAAGTTTGCCGCCGG GTATTTTCCAGGTGATGTTCTCCGTCATCGCTCTGGACTTCTTCAAGCTGCAGCCTCAGCAGAACGGCTATCTGATGGCTTATTTTGGCATCGTCCAGATG GTCATGCAGGGAGGAGTGATCGGTCGGCTCACGGCGAGTTACTCTGAGAgctcgctgctgcttctgtccATCGGAGTTTCTTCTTTGGTGGGACTGTGTCAG gctTACATGCACAACGTGTTCCATTTCTGTCTCACCGTCGTCCCGATGATGTTTTCTCTCAGTATGTTTAATGTCATCACAGACAGCATGCTCACCAAGAGCGTACCGTCCTCCGACACGG GCACAATGCTGGGACTGTGTACGTCTGTCCAATCTCTGATTCGCACAGTCGGACCGACCGCTGGCGGCTTCCTGTACGTGAACTACGGCATTTCCTCTATAGGCCTGACGCAGTTTGTCGTGAACATTGCTGTGTTCGCGTTCTTGCTGCAGCGTCGCCTCAAGAAGAGAGCCGAGCAAAAGGACTGA